The genome window ATGTTTTTGTCTATTTTTTTCATTCAGCTTTGTTTGTGCCTTGCTGCTGTTTTTATCCCTCTTTACACGTTTCCCTTGCGGTACTGTCCAATACGGGTAAGCTTCTACCTCTAGAACAGGTCCGCTCCAAATACTTTTCACACGATACCCCGCAATAGCTCTATCCAGTAAGCTATCTTCATGCATTTTCATTAATTCTGACTCACCAAATGTTTCTTCATATGACGCTAAAACGTGTCTAACCTTACGCTGTTTATCCTTCATGGCTACTCTCTCCCAATGTGTTAATAATCTAGTATCCTTGTGGATTATGGTCGTAAATCTAATATCCATTACAAGGACGCTAATTGACTGTTTGCCATGAAGGTTGCTATACTAGCAATAGTCAAACGAGCCGTGTTAACTGTCCAGAGTTTATACGGCTTTTTTTATTTTCTAAAATCAAAGCCCTTGCGATTGCTCACAAAGGCTTTTTTGTTTTTTATGGCGCTGGAATCGTACGTGGTCGTCCAGTTTCACGATGCACAATTAACCAACTATCCGTTAACTTTTTACTTATAAGCCAGTTAAAAGGATTTAATCGGAAACTAGCTATATATTCTTTTTCCTGTCTTGTTAAATTGCGTGGTCTTTTCAACGTAATATACCCCCTTATTGATTTTGATGGCTTGTCCATCTTTGAATTGCTAGACACTATATCCGCTTCTTGTTATAATCGGATTAATCTAAATCTGACGTTTTAGACCGTGCTGTTTAATCGCTACAACGATTAAGCAGTTTTTTTATGTCATAAACTTGAATTTGCATTAAATTTCACTACTTTCGCTGATTTACCTTGTTTGCATAATTGACTAGCCATCTCATATAAATTGTTACGGCGTTTTGCTTTTATCTGATTTTCTAAGTGCTCGATTTTAGAAACACTTTTTTCTAAGGCTGCTATACAAGCCCTCACCGAATCATAATCACCATCACGTAAATACCAATTAATTGCTGTTGTTATATCCTCGCAACATGCTATTTCTTTTGACAGTTCCAATTCTGATAAATCCTTTTCTTTCATCCCATCACCTCCAATAACAGATTTACTTGAAAAATTCACGAACACTAGATTTTTCAGACCTTGTTCATATGCTTGCTGTAGCTGTTCAATCAAATCCTCATTCCTCCCTTTCCTCCCAAAAATCTACTAAAATTTGCTATAATCACCTAAAGGAGGTGATTCGAATGTATACAATTCAACAATTACAAGCTGCTGATTTCTTATTAAAAAGATTAAGTAATTCAGATTTTTTTAGTTTTTATAATCGGAAATTAAAACTCGTTATCGAATTAAACGGTTCTTATTGGTATGGAGATTTCGTAAATTTCAAAGATAACTATCCAATACAGTTTTTTATTGAGGGTGATGGAGACGTTGACTATACTCGCTTTTATTCAGATGGAATAAATGCTACTATCATCTTCAAAAAAATCATAGAAACGTATAACGCTCAAACCAATAAGGGTACGTTTTATACAAATCCATTCAAAAAAATTTCAACCCTCGATTTACTATTTAAAACCATCTTTGAATTAGTAGATTTAGCAGACATTAAAGTTGATGAATCCCCTATCTACCCATATCTGCTAAACGCTCGAACGCTAGATGGTAAATTAAAACTTCCATTCATTAACCTAGAAAATCAACAAATCAATGTTGTGTCGTTTATCGATGTTACAGACGTAATCGATTAGCTCGATATTCAAGGTCTAATCGAATATAACCTAACATGGCGTATGCATCTGTGTACGTCATGTCTTCTGCTTTTAAAAGCTCAATTATTTTGTTTGAAATTTCCTGTGCTTTTTCAAAATCACAGTTCTCCCAAAATAAATTGCTATTGTAAGCTTCTTCTATGTTGTTTACATTTAGCGGATACTTTTTAAGCAAATACTCTTTCACTGGTTCTCGCGGCATATTTCTCACCTTCCTAAAAATTTTATTTGACGTTGCTACCGTCATATAAGCTATAAGTTACGACTATACCGTCATTGGCTCGGTATCACAGCACTTTGATTAGTTATGTATGAAGATG of Lysinibacillus agricola contains these proteins:
- a CDS encoding DUF6906 family protein, yielding MKRPRNLTRQEKEYIASFRLNPFNWLISKKLTDSWLIVHRETGRPRTIPAP